AACACGATGTCGCCGGCACGCACGTCGTGGTGGTCGGGCATGGCCAGGTGCGGCAGGCCTTCGGGCATCCGCGCCGAAGGTGCCGGGGCGGATGGCGCGTCACCGAACAGGTCACCGATGGCGTGGTGTGCAGCCCGGCCTGCACGCGCGCGCTTCGGCGGGACCGCGTGCTTGACCTGCGAGGCTGTACCCGCTGAAAGCTTCGTGCCGGCATCGAGCTTCGCGAACTCGCGCGCGATCGCATCCGGTCCCATTCCCGCCAGCAGCGCGACCTGCGCCTCGCGCGAGGCGGCCGCGCGGCGATCGGCCAGGTTGACGATCCGCCCCTGCCCCGGACCATCGATCGCCGCATGCGGGGCGTCGACGAAGCTCTCCAGCCCTTCCGACAGCCAGTGGTAGCGCCGCGCCTGGCCACGTTCGCCATGCATGCCCTGCTGCACCACCACCCACCTGCCGTCGTCGGCAACGATGAAGCCGTGCAGGTAGAGGTCGAAGCCATCCTGCACCGCGGCGCTGTCCACCTTCGCCACCAGCCGGCTGGTGCGCGCAAGCGCTGCGCCATCGACGCCGGTGCGCTCGCCCACCGCCATCAGCTCGGCCGGCGTATTGCGCGAATGCCGGCCGCGACCGCCACACACATGGATGCCCAGTTCGCCCGACAGCGGCGTCAGCCCGCGCTTGAGCGCGCCGATCACGCTGGTGGTGATGCCGGACGAATGCCAGTCCATCCCCATCACCGCACCGAAGCTCTGGAACCAGAAGGGATGCGCAAGCCGGCGCAGCAGTTCATCGCGGCCGTACTCGAGCACGATCGCCTGGCACAGCACCGCGCCCAGCCGGGTCATGCGCTGGCCCAGCCATGCAGGCACGCGGCCGCCATGGAGCGGGAGATCGGCGCTGCCGGTACGTCGTGACATGCGCCGGATTGTGCCGCGCCGGCGTCTCAGTCGATGAGACCGCGCCGTGGGGCGTGCTTGCGCGCGAAGGCTGCCGGTACGAGGCCGGCACCGGGCCAGCCACGCGTGACCGCCCGGTGCACCGCCGCATCAGCCCAATCGCTTCCTCACGATGCGATCGAACACTGCCGCCGCCACCGGCAGCAGGTTGTCGTCGAAGCGGAACGTCGGGTGGTGGCACATCGCGCTGTCCATGCCGAGGAACAGGTAGGCGCCGGGTGCGTGCTCGAGCATGTAGGAGAAATCGTCGGAGAACGGGAACGCGCGCAGGTCCGTCTGCACGTTGCCGGCGCCGAGCACCTCGGCCATCGCCTCCGCGGCGAGCGCGGCCTGCTGCGGCGCATTGACGCAGGGCGGGCAGTAATGCGGCAGCTGCAGGTCGATCGTGCAGCCGGAGATCGCCGCGAAACCCTCGCACAGGGCGCGCAGGCGCGCGAGCAGCGTCTCGTGCACATCGGTCGACAGCGCGCGGATGGTGCCACTGAGCGAGGCGCTGGCCGGGATGATGTTGTGGGTAGTGCCGGCCTGCAGGCTGCCGACGCTGATCAGCGCCGCTTCCATCGGGTCGACATGGCGGCCAACGATTCCGGAAATCTCCACCGCCAGCCGCGCCGCGACCTGCAACGGATCGGTCGCCCTGTGCGGCGCCGCGGCATGGCCGCCGACGCCCTCGATGGCGATCTCGAACACCGCCAGCGACTGCAGCGTGGCACCGGTGCGCACGCTACCCTTGCCGAAGCCCAGCAGCGGCATGTTGTGGAAGGCGTAGACCTCGTCGCAGTGGAAGCGCTCGAACAGCCCGTCGTCGATCATCCGGATCGCACCGCGCC
This portion of the Luteimonas yindakuii genome encodes:
- a CDS encoding DUF763 domain-containing protein encodes the protein MSRRTGSADLPLHGGRVPAWLGQRMTRLGAVLCQAIVLEYGRDELLRRLAHPFWFQSFGAVMGMDWHSSGITTSVIGALKRGLTPLSGELGIHVCGGRGRHSRNTPAELMAVGERTGVDGAALARTSRLVAKVDSAAVQDGFDLYLHGFIVADDGRWVVVQQGMHGERGQARRYHWLSEGLESFVDAPHAAIDGPGQGRIVNLADRRAAASREAQVALLAGMGPDAIAREFAKLDAGTKLSAGTASQVKHAVPPKRARAGRAAHHAIGDLFGDAPSAPAPSARMPEGLPHLAMPDHHDVRAGDIVLRRLHGNLAAAADSGPRDFTELLQVPGVGARTVRALALVAEVVHGTPCRFTDPARFSLAHGGKDRHPFPVPTKVFDHTIAVMKQAVGQAKLGNDERLAAIRRLDAQARTLEATATGPTLDAFLADERAQSHRYGGRSVFGWEPPPAEVVPPVRRRGTG
- a CDS encoding amidohydrolase, which encodes MSNIPVELQALAPEMAQWRQRIHAWPELGFEEERTSALVAEVLESLGLEVHRGFGGTGLVAVIDSGVAGPSIGLRADMDALPMDEQNDLPFRSQRPGLAHTCGHDGHTAALLGTARHLVAQPPKSGRVVLMFQPAEEGGRGAIRMIDDGLFERFHCDEVYAFHNMPLLGFGKGSVRTGATLQSLAVFEIAIEGVGGHAAAPHRATDPLQVAARLAVEISGIVGRHVDPMEAALISVGSLQAGTTHNIIPASASLSGTIRALSTDVHETLLARLRALCEGFAAISGCTIDLQLPHYCPPCVNAPQQAALAAEAMAEVLGAGNVQTDLRAFPFSDDFSYMLEHAPGAYLFLGMDSAMCHHPTFRFDDNLLPVAAAVFDRIVRKRLG